The following proteins are co-located in the Pedobacter sp. FW305-3-2-15-E-R2A2 genome:
- a CDS encoding cob(I)yrinic acid a,c-diamide adenosyltransferase encodes MKIYTKTGDKGLTSLIGGTRVPKYHLRIECYGTVDELNSYIGLIMCQDIDAHHQKILKEIQDRLFTVGASLAADPEKSRMKIPDLHESDINLLEQEMDQMNEALPELKHFVLPGGTTVVSFCHVARCICRRAERLTVHLASESFVDEKMTIYLNRLSDYLFVLARKLNLDAKTDENIWIPRL; translated from the coding sequence ATGAAAATATATACCAAGACAGGCGATAAGGGTTTAACCTCACTGATTGGAGGGACCAGGGTGCCGAAATACCATTTGCGCATAGAATGTTATGGAACAGTAGATGAACTCAACTCTTATATCGGATTGATCATGTGCCAGGATATTGACGCTCATCATCAGAAAATACTGAAAGAAATCCAGGACAGACTGTTTACTGTAGGCGCTTCGCTGGCTGCAGATCCTGAAAAATCAAGAATGAAAATCCCTGATTTACATGAAAGCGACATTAATTTGTTGGAGCAGGAGATGGATCAAATGAATGAGGCGCTGCCAGAATTGAAACATTTTGTATTGCCGGGTGGAACAACGGTAGTTTCTTTTTGCCATGTGGCACGCTGTATTTGTCGCCGTGCAGAGCGTTTAACGGTACATTTAGCCTCAGAAAGCTTTGTTGACGAAAAAATGACGATTTATTTAAACCGTTTAAGCGATTATTTATTTGTTTTGGCACGAAAACTGAATTTAGATGCAAAAACAGATGAAAACATCTGGATTCCGCGTCTATAA
- a CDS encoding DUF2795 domain-containing protein: protein MYWTLELASHLEDAPWPATKDELIDYGIRSGAPVEVIENLQALEDDGEPYETIEEIWPDYPTKDDFFFNEDEY, encoded by the coding sequence ATGTATTGGACATTAGAACTCGCATCGCATTTGGAAGACGCTCCATGGCCTGCAACAAAAGACGAATTAATTGATTACGGTATAAGATCAGGCGCACCTGTAGAGGTGATTGAAAATTTACAAGCTTTGGAAGATGATGGGGAACCATATGAAACCATCGAAGAAATTTGGCCTGATTATCCTACTAAAGACGACTTCTTCTTCAACGAAGACGAATATTAA
- a CDS encoding lmo0937 family membrane protein, whose protein sequence is MGNLLYLVAVVFVILWVIGFFFGGFGPNVGNLIHILLVIAIIAILLKVINRAA, encoded by the coding sequence ATGGGAAATTTACTTTATTTGGTAGCAGTAGTATTCGTTATACTATGGGTCATTGGTTTCTTCTTCGGAGGCTTCGGACCGAACGTAGGAAATTTAATTCACATCCTTCTTGTGATTGCCATCATTGCAATCCTGTTGAAAGTCATCAACAGAGCCGCGTAA